From a region of the Micropterus dolomieu isolate WLL.071019.BEF.003 ecotype Adirondacks linkage group LG21, ASM2129224v1, whole genome shotgun sequence genome:
- the LOC123960184 gene encoding nucleus accumbens-associated protein 2-like has translation MSEGLLQVEIPDFGSSVLGSLNEQRLLGHYCDVSILVQGQAFKAHRAVLAASSLYFRDLFSSAADSSSSSSSSSSQAVFELPSSVTPTCFQQILSFCYTGRLSMAVSEQLVLMYTAGYLQIQNIVERGMELMMMKASSSSSPLCCDSQTTSADELGGFDTPTAQQQQQQHSGPQLQQASPDQPSLSPEELLLAVSRIKQERADTPPAEENGGGGAAAGEEARVDIVGDLQSSRSSALCYLGSGGSLVSGLQSYLLAGGGRSSPGGSSLPTDSPPSHPHTEEELEEDYYGNAVHPGLYQHIYGHPGNPYIQEKMEMLSLPLANERRPCVLVGRDNMALPASLISQIGYRCHPSLYTEGDPGEKVELVAGSGVFMTRGQLMNCHLCAGVKHKVLLRRLLATFFDRNTLANSCGTGIRSSTNDPSRKPLDNRVLNTVKLYCQNFAPNFKESEMNVIAADMCTNARRVRKRWLPKIQSLLPDSLPASGSSHPRKGKRGGGGSGGGGGQGGEAQHSGSPFELDLRQLSASYLGLEAPLYAERREREAAGEREREKEAPAALLPHLQFAGSRGGAGGGGGGQAEEGLMGGEADGGGRLQTEQPPDLPLSLSSSSSSSSSSASSSHPSPQPAEPAPPHRGLADTDERGEEPLEDSQ, from the exons ATGTCAGAGGGGCTGCTGCAGGTGGAGATCCCGGACTTCGGCAGCAGCGTGCTGGGAAGCCTGAACGAGCAGCGCCTGCTTGGTCACTACTGCGACGTCTCCATCCTGGTGCAGGGTCAGGCCTTCAAGGCGCACCGGGCCGTCCTCGCCGCCTCCTCGCTGTACTTCAGAGACCTGTTCAGCTCTGCAGCTGACTCTTCCTCTTCGtcctcttcctcgtcctccCAGGCGGTGTTCGAGCTGCCGTCCTCGGTGACGCCGACGTGTTTCCAGCAGATTCTGTCCTTCTGTTACACGGGCCGCCTCAGCATGGCCGTCAGCGAACAGCTGGTGCTCATGTACACCGCCGGGTACCTGCAGATCCAGAACATCGTGGAGCGAGGCATGgagctgatgatgatgaaggcctcctcctcctcttcgccTCTGTGCTGCGACTCTCAG ACAACCTCAGCAGACGAGCTCGGGGGTTTCGACACCCCGACggcccagcagcagcagcagcagcacagcggCCCCCAGCTGCAGCAGGCCAGTCCAGACCAGCCGTCCCTGAGCccagaggagctgctgctggccGTCAGCCGGATCAAACAGGAGCGAGCCGACACTCCTCCTGCTGAGGAgaacggaggaggaggagcagcagcaggagaggaggCCAG AGTGGACATTGTAGGGGACCTCCAGTCCTCCAGGAGCAGCGCTCTGTGTTACCTGGGCTCAGGTGGAAGCTTGGTGTCGGGGCTGCAGTCCTACCTGCTGGCAGGCGGGGGGCGGTCCAGTCCAGGAGGCTCCAGCCTTCCCACAGACTCCCCTCCCTCTCATCCCCACAccgaggaggagctggaggaggattACTACGGGAACGCCGTGCACCCTGGACTATACCAACACATCTATGGACATCCCGGAAACCCCTACA TCCAAGAAAAGATGGAGATGCTGTCCCTCCCGCTGGCTAACGAGCGCCGGCCCTGCGTACTGGTTGGTCGGGACAACATGGCCCTCCCTGCTAGCCTGATTAGTCAAATCGGGTACCGCTGCCACCCGTCGCTCTACACCGAGGGAGACCCGGGAGAGAAGGTGGAGCTGGTGGCAG GTTCAGGTGTGTTCATGACACGGGGTCAACTGATGAACTGTCACCTCTGTGCCGGGGTCAAACACAAGGTGCTGCTCAGGAGACTGCTGGCTACGTTCTTTGACAG AAACACTCTGGCCAATAGCTGTGGGACAGGAATCCGCTCCTCCACCAATGATCCGAGCCGAAAGCCGCTGGACAACCGAGTGTTAAACACCGTGAAAC tgtACTGTCAGAACTTTGCTCCTAACTTTAAGGAGAGTGAGATGAACGTCATCGCGGCCGACATGTGCACCAACGCCCGCAGAGTCCGGAAACGTTGGCTCCCAAAGATCCAGTCTCTCCTCCCCGACAGCCTCCCCGCCTCCGGCTCCTCCCACCCCCGCAAGGgtaagaggggaggaggaggctcaggaggagggggaggtcaGGGAGGAGAAGCGCAGCACAGCGGCAGCCCCTTTGAGCTGGACCTGCGGCAGCTCAGCGCCTCCTACCTCGGCCTGGAGGCTCCGCTGTACGCTGAACGCCGCGAGAGGGAGGCGgcgggggagagagagagggagaaggaggcgCCAGCCGCCCTCCTGCCTCACCTGCAGTTCGCTGGGTCCCGTgggggagcaggaggagggggcGGGGGGCAGGCGGAGGAGGGGCTGATGGGAGGCGAGGCAGACGGGGGAGGGAGGCTACAGACTGAACAACCCCCAGACCTCcccctctccctgtcctcctcctcttcctcctcttcttcctccgcctcctcctcacATCCCTCCCCCCAGCCCGCAGAGCCCGCCCCTCCTCACAGGGGATTGGCCGACACGGATGAGAGGGGGGAGGAGCCCCTGGAAGACAGCCAATAA
- the LOC123960368 gene encoding sulfhydryl oxidase 2-like, with protein sequence MLRSWFKAAAVCLWLFPGCVAAAARLYTEEDPLVILSSGSLKSSVTNSSSAWLVQFFSSWCGHCIQYSSTWKALAQDVKDWQQTISVAVLDCAQEENFDVCKEFSIKFYPTFKYFRAHSPETDRGTTYRGETLSRLLSSPPVSRLLSSPPVSRLLSEYLSSCSLSDDPLFPKAPWPSPSLCSSCHEEKNGVHVWNHDNVLLFLRHHYGASNLSPKYSLTPPRLPESPPDPDPVQTGPPQEEHRGGEKEKKEPERKAEEKPEPRPGPHALRGEERGEVLGVGGGGGAAAAGGGVWILGLGFNSVDMSLCVVLYVSSCLFLMLLFFFFKVRSRRWKLRHSRLHV encoded by the exons ATGCTCCGGTCCTGGTTCAAAGCGGCGGCGGTCTGCCTCTGGCTCTTCCCCGGGTGTGTGGCGGCCGCCGCCCGGCTGTACACGGAGGAGGACCCGCTGGTGATCCTGAGCAGCGGCAGCCTGAAGTCCTCCGTGACGAACTCGTCCTCGGCCTGGCTGGTCCAGTTCTTCTCCTCCTG GTGTGGACACTGCATCCAGTACTCCAGCACGTGGAAGGCCCTGGCCCAGGACGTCAAAG aCTGGCAGCAGACCATCAGCGTGGCCGTGCTGGACTGCGCTCAGGAGGAGAACTTCGACGTCTGtaaagagttcagcatcaagTTCTACCCAACCTTCAAA TATTTTCGGGCTCACAgtccagagacagacagagggacgACCTACAGAGGTGAGACACTCTCACGCCTCCTGTCTTCACCTCCTGTCTCACGCCTCCTGTCTTCACCTCCTGTCTCACGCCTCCTGTCTGAATACCTGTCTTCCT gtTCTCTGAGTGACGACCCCCTCTTCCCTAAAGCTCCGTGGCCGagcccctccctctgctcctcctgccATGAGGAGAAAAATGGCGTCCACGTCTGGAACCACGACAacgtcctcctcttcctccgaCATCACTACGGCGCCTCCAATCTGTCTCCCAAATACTCGCTGACTCCCCCGCGACTCCCCGAATCTCCTCCTGATCCTGATCCAGTACAGACCGGCCCGCCTCAGGAGGAGCAccgaggaggagagaaagagaagaaggagcCGGAGAGGAAAGCCGAGGAGAAGCCGGAGCCTCGACCGGGACCCCACGCTCTgaggggggaggagaggggggaggtTCTGGGTGtggggggaggaggtggagcagcagcagcaggaggaggtgtCTGGATTCTGGGTCTGGGTTTTAACAGCGTGGACATGAGTCTGTGTGTGGTCCTCTACGTCTCCTCCTGCCTCTTCCTCatgctcctcttcttcttcttcaaagtCCGATCCAGAAGGTGGAAACTCCGCCACTCCCGCCTCCATGTGTGA